From Weissella diestrammenae, a single genomic window includes:
- a CDS encoding 2-hydroxymuconate tautomerase, which produces MPFIHVELVEGRSNAQLKAMMTEITDAVEKNTGAPRDAIKVIVNEMKKDRYMDGGILKSDAK; this is translated from the coding sequence ATGCCATTTATTCATGTTGAATTAGTAGAAGGGCGCTCAAATGCGCAATTGAAGGCAATGATGACGGAAATCACTGATGCAGTAGAAAAGAACACAGGTGCACCACGTGATGCTATTAAAGTGATTGTTAATGAGATGAAAAAGGATCGCTATATGGATGGTGGTATTTTAAAGTCTGACGCCAAATAA
- the glpK gene encoding glycerol kinase GlpK, with amino-acid sequence MENQYVMVIDQGTTSTRVVLYDHEGMIVEISQLACPTIRRHTGWVEHDANQIWQDTKWLMQDVLTRAEIQANAIKAIGITNQRETTVIWDKETGQPVSFAIGWQSTQSEKITQKIKQRNITELLHTKTGLWLDSYFSATKVLWAFDEIEDLRLKAANGQVLFGTMDTWLLWQLTKGQVHGTDVSNASRTMMFNIHTLQWDDDVLEQLKIPRQILPDVYNSADDFGCTELNGVKIPITAIAGDQQAALFGHQAFEVGAVKSTYGTGAFMMMNTGKTAQESKHGLLTTIAYGIHGEVTYALEGSIFSAGSAIQWLKDEMQLIDNAQASSDMAYRSRAAAHQQIYLVPAFTGLGAPHWQESARGAAFGITRMTNDADVVRATVESLAFQTRDILEAMQKDTGIALSQLVIDGGVSANDYLHEFLADLLQMKVSRPINLEMTSLGIAFLAGLQSGYWPAQNELPINQAMIHIKQHADSEHMMQKNYLGWQKAVKTVSVFP; translated from the coding sequence ATGGAAAACCAATACGTGATGGTCATTGATCAGGGGACAACAAGTACGCGAGTTGTTTTGTATGACCATGAAGGAATGATAGTTGAAATATCTCAGTTAGCTTGTCCCACAATTAGAAGACATACAGGTTGGGTGGAACATGATGCTAATCAAATTTGGCAGGATACAAAATGGTTGATGCAAGATGTGTTAACGCGAGCTGAGATTCAAGCTAATGCTATTAAAGCAATCGGTATCACTAATCAGCGTGAAACAACAGTTATTTGGGATAAAGAAACCGGGCAACCTGTTTCTTTTGCAATTGGTTGGCAGTCGACCCAGTCTGAAAAAATCACTCAAAAAATAAAGCAACGAAATATCACTGAATTATTGCATACAAAAACAGGGCTTTGGTTGGATTCTTACTTCTCTGCAACAAAAGTTTTATGGGCGTTTGACGAGATAGAAGATTTAAGATTAAAGGCAGCCAATGGACAGGTACTATTTGGTACCATGGATACATGGCTTTTATGGCAGTTAACAAAGGGACAAGTTCATGGAACAGATGTATCAAATGCATCACGGACGATGATGTTCAATATTCATACGTTACAATGGGACGATGATGTCCTTGAACAACTTAAAATTCCACGACAAATATTACCTGACGTTTATAATTCTGCAGATGATTTTGGTTGCACTGAATTGAATGGGGTAAAAATTCCGATTACCGCAATTGCTGGGGATCAACAAGCAGCGTTGTTTGGGCACCAAGCATTTGAGGTTGGGGCTGTGAAAAGCACCTACGGAACTGGCGCATTTATGATGATGAATACAGGGAAGACAGCGCAAGAGTCAAAGCATGGTCTTTTAACAACAATTGCATATGGAATTCATGGTGAAGTGACTTATGCATTAGAGGGATCTATTTTTAGTGCAGGTTCGGCGATTCAATGGTTGAAAGATGAAATGCAATTGATTGATAATGCGCAGGCGTCATCTGATATGGCCTATCGATCAAGAGCTGCAGCACACCAACAAATTTATCTAGTACCAGCTTTTACCGGGTTGGGTGCACCACATTGGCAAGAATCGGCCCGGGGCGCTGCATTTGGTATTACTCGGATGACAAATGATGCTGATGTTGTACGGGCAACGGTTGAATCATTAGCATTTCAAACACGCGACATTCTAGAAGCAATGCAAAAAGATACTGGTATTGCTCTATCACAACTTGTGATAGACGGTGGTGTGTCAGCTAATGATTATTTACACGAATTTTTAGCAGACTTACTTCAAATGAAGGTATCAAGGCCAATTAATTTAGAGATGACGTCCCTTGGGATTGCATTTTTAGCAGGATTGCAAAGCGGGTATTGGCCTGCACAAAATGAACTACCGATTAATCAAGCAATGATTCACATCAAACAACATGCTGATTCTGAACATATGATGCAAAAAAACTATCTTGGATGGCAAAAAGCAGTAAAAACCGTAAGTGTGTTCCCCTAG